From the genome of Streptosporangiales bacterium, one region includes:
- the truB gene encoding tRNA pseudouridine(55) synthase TruB: MTAAPDRSGLVVVDKPAGWTSHDVVGRVRRLAGTRRVGHAGTLDPMATGVLVVGVERATRLLGRLALTDKEYDATIRLGAATTTDDAEGEVTSRAAVDAVHDDAVERAVAALTGTISQVPSSVSAVKVDGRRAYERVRSGEEVTLAAREVTVSRFDVARSVRADDGSSLDLDVHLECTTGTYVRALARDLGAALGVGGHLTRLRRTRVGPFALARARTLDALAERFELMPMDEAGAFAFPRRDVDGDTARVLSHGGRLPATGAEGPVAVYGPDGVFLALVEDRAGWAKPLAVFAPG; this comes from the coding sequence GTGACAGCCGCGCCCGACCGTTCCGGCCTGGTCGTCGTCGACAAGCCGGCCGGCTGGACCTCCCATGACGTCGTCGGCCGGGTGCGGCGGCTCGCCGGCACCCGCCGCGTCGGTCACGCCGGCACCCTCGACCCGATGGCCACGGGGGTGCTCGTCGTCGGCGTCGAGCGCGCCACCCGGCTGCTCGGCCGGCTCGCGCTGACCGACAAGGAGTACGACGCCACGATCAGGCTCGGCGCCGCCACCACCACCGACGACGCCGAGGGCGAGGTCACCTCGCGCGCGGCGGTCGACGCCGTCCACGACGACGCCGTCGAGCGCGCGGTCGCCGCTCTCACGGGCACGATCAGCCAGGTGCCGTCGTCGGTGTCGGCCGTCAAGGTCGACGGCAGGCGCGCGTACGAACGGGTGCGGTCGGGGGAGGAGGTCACCCTCGCAGCGCGCGAGGTGACGGTGTCGCGGTTCGACGTCGCCCGCTCGGTCCGCGCCGACGACGGGTCGTCCCTCGACCTCGACGTCCACCTCGAGTGCACGACGGGCACCTACGTCCGTGCCCTGGCCAGGGACCTCGGCGCCGCGCTCGGCGTCGGCGGGCACCTGACCCGGTTGCGCCGCACCCGCGTCGGACCGTTCGCGCTCGCCCGCGCCCGCACGCTCGACGCGCTCGCCGAGCGGTTCGAGCTGATGCCGATGGACGAGGCCGGCGCGTTCGCGTTCCCGCGACGCGACGTCGACGGCGACACCGCGCGTGTCCTGAGCCACGGGGGCCGGTTGCCGGCGACCGGCGCCGAGGGCCCGGTGGCCGTGTACGGGCCCGACGGCGTGTTCCTCGCGCTCGTCGAGGACCGCGCGGGATGGGCGAAGCCGCTGGCGGTGTTCGCGCCGGGCTGA
- the rbfA gene encoding 30S ribosome-binding factor RbfA, producing the protein MPASVQRQRQLQDRIREIVAGMLERRIKDPRLGFVTVTDVRITADLREATVYYTVYGDDDERAGSEAALASAQGLLRAEVGKQTGIKHTPTLAFVPDQLPDSARHIDDLITKARRHDEEVARQAVDAEPAGDADPYRTRDDEVADET; encoded by the coding sequence ATGCCGGCCAGCGTGCAGCGGCAGCGCCAGCTGCAGGACCGGATCCGCGAGATCGTCGCGGGCATGCTCGAGCGGCGGATCAAGGACCCGCGGCTGGGGTTCGTGACCGTCACCGACGTGCGGATCACGGCCGACCTGCGCGAGGCGACCGTCTACTACACGGTCTACGGCGACGACGACGAGCGTGCGGGCAGCGAGGCCGCGCTCGCGAGCGCGCAGGGCCTGCTCCGAGCGGAGGTCGGCAAGCAGACCGGGATCAAGCACACCCCGACGCTCGCGTTCGTGCCCGACCAGCTGCCCGACAGCGCGCGGCACATCGACGACCTCATCACCAAGGCGCGCCGCCACGACGAGGAGGTCGCCAGGCAGGCCGTCGACGCGGAGCCCGCGGGCGACGCCGACCCGTACCGCACCCGTGATGACGAGGTCGCGGACGAGACGTGA
- a CDS encoding DUF503 family protein, whose amino-acid sequence MFTGTLELDLLLGDVHSLKEKRSVVRPVVAELRRRFTVAAAEVGDLDVHRRVTVGVAVVSATAAHCREVLEACERLVAGRPELDVLSARHRLHGDDD is encoded by the coding sequence GTGTTCACGGGAACGCTGGAGCTCGACCTGCTCCTCGGCGACGTCCACTCGCTGAAGGAGAAGCGGTCGGTCGTCCGACCGGTCGTGGCCGAGCTCCGGCGTCGCTTCACCGTCGCGGCCGCCGAGGTGGGCGACCTCGACGTCCATCGCCGGGTCACCGTGGGCGTGGCCGTCGTCTCGGCGACGGCCGCGCACTGCCGTGAGGTGCTCGAGGCGTGCGAACGCCTCGTCGCCGGGCGACCCGAGCTCGACGTGCTGTCGGCCCGCCACCGGCTGCACGGCGACGACGACTAG